The Ignisphaera sp. genome has a window encoding:
- a CDS encoding V-type ATP synthase subunit A encodes MSIRTGKIYRIAGPLVIATDIPSPMMYEVVYVGKEGLIGEVIAVRGEKVYIQVYEETAGLTVGEKVEATGKPLSAELGPGLIGSIYDGLQRPEKEIAKLFNDIFIRRGAKVAPLDRSKRWHFVREKNINVGDKVYPGDIVGYVDETPLVKHYIMIPPNVKGELKWIADEGDYAVEDTIATVSSGHQEYNVKLYHVWPIRIPRPYTEKLTPIEPLITGIRVIDHVFPIAKGGKAAVPGGFGTGKTVILQEITKWSHTDIAIYVGCGERGNEMSDALTSFLKLIDVRRGRPMMERSVFIANTSNMPVAARETSVFLGITIAEYFRDMGYDVIMVADSTSRWAEAMREISGRMEEMPGEEGFPAYLASRLSEFYERAGRIKALGRPERFGSVTIFGAVSPPGGDFSEPVVRNTVRYVQSFYALDYGLATRRHFPAINWLTSYSMYVDFVKEYWDKVTDGKWGKYRSTILRILQRESELSDIVRLVGPEALPEEDKLILEVARIIREGFLQQSALDPFDAYSPPEKGIIIMEAIMEFYRRALEAVAKGLTVAKIREFKSKYMLYQMKFYSLEDLKKVIPQYFEILNQEFGTVAKQ; translated from the coding sequence ATGAGTATTAGAACAGGTAAAATATATAGAATTGCTGGTCCACTTGTTATTGCTACTGACATACCTAGTCCAATGATGTATGAAGTTGTTTATGTTGGTAAAGAGGGGCTTATTGGAGAGGTTATAGCTGTTAGGGGAGAGAAGGTATATATACAAGTCTATGAGGAGACAGCAGGTCTTACTGTTGGGGAAAAGGTGGAGGCAACGGGTAAGCCTTTGTCAGCAGAGCTTGGACCTGGGTTGATAGGATCCATATATGACGGTCTTCAGAGACCTGAAAAAGAAATTGCAAAGCTATTTAATGATATATTCATTAGGAGAGGGGCTAAGGTTGCCCCACTCGATAGAAGTAAGAGATGGCATTTTGTAAGGGAGAAGAATATCAATGTTGGTGACAAGGTTTACCCAGGTGACATAGTAGGATATGTTGATGAGACCCCCCTTGTAAAGCACTATATCATGATTCCGCCAAATGTCAAAGGCGAGCTTAAGTGGATTGCTGATGAAGGTGACTATGCAGTTGAGGATACTATAGCCACCGTCTCTTCTGGTCATCAAGAATACAATGTCAAGTTATATCATGTTTGGCCAATTAGAATTCCAAGACCATACACCGAGAAGCTAACCCCAATAGAGCCTCTGATCACAGGTATTAGGGTTATAGACCATGTTTTTCCAATTGCAAAAGGTGGGAAGGCAGCTGTTCCAGGAGGTTTTGGAACAGGGAAAACTGTTATACTTCAAGAGATAACAAAATGGAGTCATACTGATATAGCAATATATGTTGGATGTGGTGAAAGAGGTAACGAGATGTCAGATGCTTTAACAAGTTTTCTAAAGCTTATTGACGTTAGAAGAGGGAGGCCAATGATGGAAAGATCGGTCTTCATAGCAAACACAAGTAATATGCCTGTTGCAGCAAGAGAAACAAGTGTTTTCCTAGGTATTACAATTGCTGAATACTTTAGAGATATGGGCTATGATGTGATAATGGTCGCCGATTCTACTAGTAGATGGGCTGAGGCTATGAGAGAGATAAGTGGTAGAATGGAGGAGATGCCAGGTGAAGAAGGATTCCCGGCGTATCTAGCTAGCAGACTATCAGAATTCTATGAGAGGGCCGGAAGAATTAAAGCACTTGGAAGACCTGAGAGATTTGGAAGTGTAACCATATTTGGAGCTGTATCGCCGCCTGGCGGAGACTTTAGCGAGCCTGTAGTAAGAAATACTGTAAGATATGTCCAAAGCTTTTACGCATTAGACTATGGACTTGCAACAAGAAGGCATTTCCCAGCTATTAACTGGCTTACAAGTTATAGCATGTATGTAGACTTTGTTAAGGAGTATTGGGATAAGGTAACAGATGGCAAATGGGGCAAGTATAGATCAACAATATTGAGAATACTTCAAAGAGAATCTGAATTAAGTGATATAGTCAGACTTGTAGGGCCTGAAGCACTTCCAGAGGAAGATAAGCTTATATTAGAGGTGGCTAGGATAATTAGAGAAGGCTTTTTGCAGCAAAGTGCTTTAGACCCCTTTGACGCTTATTCACCTCCCGAAAAAGGAATTATAATTATGGAGGCCATAATGGAGTTCTATAGAAGAGCTTTAGAGGCTGTAGCAAAGGGTTTGACTGTTGCTAAAATAAGAGAATTTAAGAGTAAGTATATGCTTTATCAAATGAAGTTCTATTCACTTGAAGACCTCAAGAAAGTTATTCCACAATATTTTGAAATACTAAACCAGGAATTTGGCACTGTGGCGAAACAATAA
- a CDS encoding V-type ATP synthase subunit F, whose product MSLPRDLIKKICAIVRKEFEPLMKILGIKDVYVAENWNDAKGILDKLLVQNDVAIILIQKSLVPDGKSFIDLNLYRLYPIVVIIPDDKISLSASLQTFYGELIRKYIGYEIHLG is encoded by the coding sequence ATGAGTTTGCCAAGAGATTTAATCAAAAAGATTTGTGCTATAGTCAGAAAAGAGTTTGAACCACTTATGAAGATTCTCGGCATTAAAGATGTTTATGTAGCAGAGAATTGGAATGATGCCAAAGGTATACTGGATAAACTCTTGGTGCAGAACGATGTGGCTATCATCCTTATCCAAAAAAGTTTGGTTCCCGATGGGAAGAGTTTCATTGACTTGAATTTGTATAGGTTATATCCGATAGTTGTAATTATACCTGACGATAAAATAAGTTTATCTGCATCACTACAAACTTTTTATGGAGAGCTTATCCGAAAATATATAGGCTATGAAATTCATTTAGGGTAA